One Desmodus rotundus isolate HL8 chromosome 10, HLdesRot8A.1, whole genome shotgun sequence genomic window, CTGGGAAGAAAGCCAAGATCTGTAGCTACTCTCTGAACATAAGAAGATAGAAGTGCTTCTAAGTGGCAAGACAATGTCTTTTCCTGCCAGGATTCTGTCAGTCTACTCTGAAGGTGATTCTGTAAACTCTGCCCAAGGAGTTTCCATCTGTACACACCAAAAGAACTAAGGTGCTTAGAAGAACAGACATGGACTTTTGTACGTGGTGGTAAGGCTTAATTTGGGTCTAGCTGTGTGCTAGCTTGAAAGTAGCCAACTATGGTGTGACTGAAGACAGGTTGAGTGGAGAAACTCTGCGCGTAGGAGTGTTGTTAGCAGAGAGTGAAGCAGGGAGGAAAAAGGGAGCAGGCATCTCGGTGGAAGGAGTCTCTCCTTGGTTCCGAAGCTGCAGGATTTGCCGGAGCAAGGCCTTACCTTCTTCCCGGGTCTGAAACAAAGGCAGGcaactatttcaaaatatgtcCAAGGATATTCTCAAAAACAGGTTCTCAATACTCACATATAAGTTCCACAAATCAAGGTAGCCTTTATTCCTCTTATCTACTTTCCACCCACAGATCATGGTAAAGATCATATGTTCAAGCCTAAAATCTACTCTATTGAAAAACTAATACTCACATCATTGAATGCACAGCACTTTTGGGCACAAGTTGAAGCTTCATCCCACAGTTTGCACTTAAAATAGTATTGGGCCAGATAGCGGAAAGCTGTGCTCTCCTCCAAGTGTTCCACTATTTCCTAGATAGGGAAAACAGAAATGACTGAGGTCAGAGCCTTGGCCTTGTAGCTCAGTCAGTAGAGAGCGgacctgatacgccaaggttgcaggttcaattcccagttagcacacttacaagaatcaactaatgagtgcagaactaagtggaacaacaaattgatcgattaaaaatactgataaaaagactcctggccaagatagaggtataggtagacacactgtgcctcctcgcacaaccaaaagaaggacaacatcaatttaagaacaaaaaacgaccagaactgacagaaaatcgaactgtatggaagtccgacaaccaaggacataaagaagaaacatttatccagaccggtaggaggatcCCAGACGGgaagccaggtggagaggacacgcAGCAAGGCGTCGGCTGGTGAACCCAATGAGGTAGCGGActgaggagcagggtgggcaaaactgcagctggccggcgaggcagcagctagtggaccaggtgacagaccacgcaacccagagttccagggtggggaaacaaagcctcaaaccactgactgaaaacacatgtgggggttgaggcagcagtgggagaaactcccagcctcacaggagagttccttggagagacccacagggtcccagaatgtacacaagcccacccacttgggaacaagcactagaggggcccaatttgattgtgggtagggaagggagtgactaaaatcccacagagagtggagcaaggaccattgctccctctcggcccctcccccacgtacagggtcACAGCTCATTGACCAGCATCACCCCGCCCcagtgagcacctaaggctctgcccctttatgtaacaggcgcaccaagacaaaaaaaatggcccaaatgaaagaacagatcaaagctccagaaataatacatctaagcaacgaagagatagccaacctatcagatgcacagttcaaaacgctggtaatcaggaagctcacagaattggttgaatttggtcgcaaattagatgaaaaaataaaggctatgctaagaggaacaaaggaaaatgtacagggaaccaacagtgatgcaaaggaaactggaactcaaatcaacggtgtggaccagaaggaagaaagaaatatccaatcagaaaagaatgaggaaacaataatttaaaaaaatgagaggcttaggaacctctaggacatctttaaatgttccaacatccaaattataggggtaccagaaggagaagaggaagaacaaaaaattgaaaacttatttgaacaaataatgaaggagaacttccctaatctggcaaaggaagtagacttccaggaagtccaggaagctcagagagtcccaaagaagctggacccaaggaggaacacaccaaggcacatcctcattacattagccaagattaaagataaggagagaatcttagaagcagcaagagaaaaggacacagttacctacaaaggagttcccataagactgtcagctgatttctctaaaaagaccttacaggcaagaaggggctggaaagaagtattccaagtcatgaaaggcaaggacctacatccaagattgctctatccagcaaagctatcatttagaatggaagggcaggtaaagtgcttctcagataaggtcaagttaaaggagttcatcatcaccaagcccttattataggaaatgttaaagggagttacctaagaaaaagaagataaaaaatatgaacagtaaaaatgacagcaactcacagttattaacaaccacacctaaaacaaaaacaaaagcaaactaagcaaacaactagaacaggaacagaaccacagaaatggagatcccatgaagggttatcaacaggggagtgggagagggagagaggtggggaaaggtacagggaataagtagcataaatggtaggtggaaaatagacagggggagggtaagactagtataggaaatgtagaagccaaagaactcatatgtataacccatggacatgaactatgaggggggggggaatgtgggagggagggggtgggcaggatggagtggagtgaagggggggtaaattggacaactgtaacagcataatcaataaaatatattaaataaataacctattatcaaaaataaaaaaataaataaaaaataaaaatactgatcaAAAGGACAAATGAGATCAGCAACCGAGCTCCCATGCTCATGACACATACCCCACAGGAATAGATGTCTTGGATGTATTTGATGTAACACTGGGCCGCCTGTTCTGACTCAGTCAACTGTTCATGAAGCCTACAAAAGAAATTGGTCTTTGAGTACAAATCCTGTCTCAAAGCAAAACTAgtgataaaaagtaaaagcacATGATTAAGACCAAAAAATGGCAATATATAGACAAGTACAACTTTTGACATAAATGACAAACTGGGACCCAGTATAGTATTAGTGCCCAGGTGTGATAGTTATTTTATCAAAGCTGAAAATTGTTACTCTGCTactgggaatggagggagagttAGTAAATACTTAAGCTGGGTAAGACACCTTTGCAAAAACTTGCTGTTAATACCCTGAGTAAGGTTTTAAAAAGATACCAACCAATTCAGACTTTTTTCTAAGAAATCAGAAAAGATCTGGCAGGAGTAAAATTGCACTTAAGAACCTGTTTGTCTATCATTTCTgagttatttcttattttcctagTCCTTATTAGGAGGAGATCAGTACTTAGTTTTCCTAGATTGCTCTGATGTggaaatttcatttcatttcaattcATTCTCAATCCCTTGCCTAATAGGAAAGCAATTCCCCCTTCAAAGAGTAGTGGCATTTTCTCAAATTAAGATGGCTAAATTTCCAGATAAGTATTCATACACCATGCTACATCACCGCACTCATGCAAGATGATGGATAGGAGGCTCTAGAGCATGCAAGACCCACCATACCAGAGAAGCCAACAGAAATATCagtagcagccctggctggtgtggctcagtggattgagcaccagactacgaaccaaagggtggctggtttgatttccagtcagggcacatgcctgggtttcaagccaGGTCTCCAAGTAGGacgggcactcgagaggcaaccacacattgatgtttctctccctgtctttctccctcctttcccttctctcgaaaaataaataaataaaatctttaaaaaaaaaattatcaatagCATTTTACTCCATTCACTCACTTTGCCAGTTTCACCAGagccattttctccacatctccCACGGCATAAGCTCTCCAATAACACTGTcaaaaaaataaaccagtcaatTTGACAATTGCCACACGTGCCAAGTCTAATCACGTAAAAGCTCAGGTCCTAAAAACCTCCCAAAACTCCAGATTTGCAGGATACAAGGCATTTTTATTGAATGTGATAGGTCCAGGCTATATAATACCATTCCCACTGATGATGTCACCCCAGCTTTGCGTTTAAGCCTATATACTTTTTCAGACTTCCCTATGTAGAGATGTCAGAATGAAGGAAAGTTAAAGAGCACAGATAGCCCCCAACTCTTCATCTAAACAGCAAATTTCCATTCAAATTCTCTAGGACTCAATTTCAGATACCTTTTTGGCTTCCACGAGTTGATTGAGTTTCTCATAACATTCTCCTAAAGCAACTAGCATACGAGAATCATTGGGCCTGAGAGAAAATAGGAATAGCAGTCTGAGCAAAGACTTTACACAGAGCTAGAAGTCCTCCCTTGAGTAACCACCACCACTACTACAGGGGTCCCCCACCCTTATTCGCGGTTTCACTTTCCCCAGTTTCAGTTACTGCAGTCTTAAactattacatggaaaattccagaaatgaacaattcataagttttaaattgatgAAATCTCAggccaccttgctttctcccatctgGGACATGAACCATCTCTTTGTCCAGTATATCTACACTCAATACACCACCCGCcagttagtcacttagtagccatcaaaagagaaagaaaagcagcagcCCTTCCTACAACAAACATATTGTCAAGTGGCCAGACTTACCGCAACTGGTGGGCCCGCCTGTAGTAATAAAGGCAGTAAAATGGCATCTTTAGGATTTCATAGGTCTGCCCAAGGCCGTACCAGGCTCTGTAGTCCCGTTTATTAACCTCAATGGCATGTCTAAGAAATGGAAGATAGACCGGTAAAAGGGCAGAATCCAGGTTAGCAACCTGCAGGCTCAACAGAGGCTCCTAGTATCACGGCCACCTGTTCCACCTAACCCCACAACTAGGAGCTCACCTATAAGCCTGAATAGCAGCagatgtgttcttcatttccatgtaCTCATGTCCCATCAGTGTCCAGGCCCCAAGATACCGAGGATTCAATTTCAAGGCTCTCTGGAAATACAAGGCTGCTTTTTCATGCTGAGAACGCAAACTATAATAATTGCctgattgaaaaacaaaaatatgaataatcagaaagatgaaaatacaaGTCCTCTAAAATAGACAGCATTTCACAGAGTGAGCATGAAAGCATAACCCACTCCCCCCACGTCCTTGCAGGAAAGCCAAACTGTACACAAGGGAAATATCATCGCTCCCTTGGGAAATACATATATCATCTATCATACATTCTGGTTAACAAAAAAAGTGTTCCCAAACACTCCAagtttttcttcactttatttcATCTGGATATAGTCtttatacacatattttcttACAGGGTAGGAAGTTTCTAGAGTAAGCTTTAGATTCGTGGTTTTCCAACTATATTCCTAGAGTTCTAAGGAGGTTTCTCAAGGGTGAAAAATGGAGAGCTCtgagctctctctccctcaggaATCAAAGCAGTTATATTATCATTGGTCCTTAAAAAAGCAAGTCAAAGATATTAGGATTCTGTGAAAGATTTTATCTGAAGGGTACAAAAGCCATTTGTCTTATGTCAACTGgtaaatggatgaacaaaatgtggtatatatccaaacaatggaatactagtcagcaataaaaaggagctaactattgatacatgctacaacaagGACGAACCTCAAAAACtgctcagtgagagaagccagacaatAAGGCTAAATACTGCAAGATTTCATTTATACGACATTtccagaaaaggtaaaactacagAGATTCAGAAGGCAGATCTGTGCCTGATAGGGGATGGGAGTGAGACTGACTACAAATAGACCCAAAGAAACTTTTTGGGGTGACAGAGTATCCTAAAGTGGATTATGCCTATGGTTACACAACTgtctaaatttataaaaactcatGGAATATAAAGATAAagtgggtgaattttatgatatgtaaattatacctcaataaagctaattttttaaaaacaggatcaATTATAGCTATACCAACACTTGGAGGAATTTTTTATGAAAtcttgttgaatgaaaaaaagaaaatacagagaaatgtatatttctacatatttttaaagattttatttatttatttttagagagatgggaagggagggagaaagagaggggaaacaTCAACAGCTGCCTCTCGAgcgcctccagctggggacccggactgccacccaggcatgtgacctgaccaggaatcaagcaggcaacctttcagtttatgggatgatgctccactcaactgagccacaccagccggggctaatgTGATCTATTTTTGTACAGCAAATAGCCCATTAAACcctgcatatgtgtatatacatttttatgtggTATGGGACATCCTAACACATGTATCTTAAAGGGGAAAGGGAgcagcaagcaaaataaaaaacaccaccaaaaaaatCCTGCACTTCGAAAAATCTCCTTTATGTATAAATTGTATATGtacaaataaactaaataaaaagataggttttacacacacacacacacactaacttGAAGAGATTATGATATACTGTCAAGTGGAAAAAGCAAATTGCAGAGAAATTATAGAATATGATTCTATtttggcaaaaaacaaaaaaacttccatattttttttaatctttctagaCCCAGCTGTTACTTTGATTTAGGGGAAATTATTTATAACAATTGTCTGCACCCTATACCTGATTGTTTAAGCACAAATTCAAGTTAATATTCAcctggaaaaaaagcaaaatggagaacTTTGTGTCTTGCACAAAGATATCTTTGCTTCTGCCCCTGACTCAGAGACAGAGACTAGGTAGAGTGTCCAAAGGTTAACTTTTGTAACAGAACAGGAGGAAATGGGGTGGGTAGTGGTAGCAAGGGTATAAGCCCTACCTGCTAACGGCGTCACGATGACAAAGGAGATGTTAAGAAGTTAGAATTGTTAAGTTCTGGACAAAGATTAAGTAGATGAGATTTTTTGACCAATTGGAACAGCTAAAAAGTACTGAATGATTACAATGCGCTGAGCAACttacattgttttttgtttttttaaagaagattttatttactcatttttagagagaaggcaagggagggagaaagagagggagagaaacattgatggatgagagaaacatccattggttgcctctcacatgccccctaccagggacatggcctgcaacccaggcatgtgtcctgactgggaatcgaaccagcaaccctttagtttgcaggctggcattcaatccactgagccacactagccaggactaaTGTTccttattcttaaattttaaggTAGGTGGGCtgaattcaacaaacatttattaaccaTATCTCAGGAACTTTGCTGGGCATTACAGATATGCTGAGGAAGAAAACAGAGTTCATTGAAGGGTTCACCTGAAGTgattaataaaaaaacaagaaactccTAAGTCATTCCTCTTCACATGTATGTCGCCTTTTCTTCTAATTGGCTTTAAGTcaataggtttaaaaaaaagaactgttcaTTATCTTCCCtccttctatttcctttcttcatgtAAAGGGCACTGTTATCAGTCTGGCTACCCAGACACCAATTACTGTTTGTTCTAGTTCCTAAAttcctctctccattcctcctGCCAACACATCCTCATCTTAGGTGCTCATCATCCCTAGACTGGATTACTGCAAAAGACTCTTAGCTGGCCTCCGTGCCTCTAGTCTTGCCCTTTTTCTAATCCTCCCAGCACATGGTCTCCAATCATCATCTGAAAATGAAAACCTGAAAACTTTTATCACTCTGGTTTAAAATCCTTCAGAAGACTCCTACTGCCTTACgaataaaatctaaacttttAGCAAGACAAAAAAGGCTCAAGATCTAGCCCCTTTTTGTACATTCTTACTTCCCACACCATGCTTCAGGATGTTGAACTATTTCCAGCACAACATCTGTTCCGCAGGTAAATGCCTCTGCACTGCGTTGCCCTTCCCCAAGTCAACCCTTCTCCCTTGCTGAACCCTTCCACTCCTGCCTGTTCTTCAGGCATCACTTTCCCTAACCTCACACTGGATTTGATGACTTTACTATGTACTCTCTTATCATCCTATGTTTGCCTCAGTCATAACCCTCAGCCCATAGTATTATAGTTGTTTTATCACTGGCCTTCCTAAATAGGCAATCAGGGCAGGTACTACAATACaaagctcagtgcctggcactcagaaGATGTATGAAGATATTTTCTGAACAAATTGAGAGTTCCACCCTCACCTTAATGGACTTCATAATGTTCTGATATTGAAAAGATTACTTGTTCCTACTCTTACCTATGTTCCCATAGGACtcactatgtttttttaaatagttatttcCCATGCCAGACTACAATTTCTGCAAGGgctggaaatatttattgaataattaatGAATTGAAATCCTACCAGTTTATTAACAAAATCCTGAGCTTGAGAGATACAAATGTGTGATCTCAATGCAGTGCCACCAAAGACTCAGGGACACGTATATCTCTTTCATCTCTAGGGAACCTGTGCTTTCAGTCACAACCAACCAAGCTTACTTTTATCCAGGAGTGGCCATTCATCTCTTTCTATCAACTGATTGTCAGGCCACACTAGCATGGCCAAGTACATAGGACCATAGTTCTTAACCAGGGATGATTCTGACCCTAAGAGGTTATTTGGCAACACCTGCAAACATATATGATCATCATAGCTGGCGGAAGGGAGCCCTGCGTGGAGGTTAGGGATATGCTAACACCCTACAATGCATAGAACAGCCCACACACAAAAAGGCTATTAGCCCAGAATGTCATTAGTGCCAAAACTGAGACAACCTACTACAGAGAAACAGGTACTCTCATCTCTTTTCATAGGACTGGAAATTCTTACAAACTTTTcagtaattctaaaatttaaatatatatacttttcactCAGTCTTTCACTGCTTATTACACAGAAATAATTGcataaacatgcaaaaataaatgtacacataCAAAGATGTTTCCTAAAgcaatttttatattaacaaaCACTGG contains:
- the CDC23 gene encoding cell division cycle protein 23 homolog isoform X2; amino-acid sequence: MEDAQDMDAYTLAKAYFDVKEYDRAAHFLHGCNSKKAYFLYMYSRYLSGEKKKDDETVDSLGPLEKGQVKNEALRELRVELSKKHQARELDGFGLYLYGVVLRKLDLVKEAIDVFVEATHVLPLHWGAWLELCNLITDKEMLKFLSLPDTWMKEFFLAHIYTELQLIEEALQKYQNLIDVGFSKSSYIVSQIAVAYHNIRDIDKALSIFNELRKQDPYRIENMDTFSNLLYVRSMKSELSYLAHNLCEIDKYRVETCCVIGNYYSLRSQHEKAALYFQRALKLNPRYLGAWTLMGHEYMEMKNTSAAIQAYRHAIEVNKRDYRAWYGLGQTYEILKMPFYCLYYYRRAHQLRPNDSRMLVALGECYEKLNQLVEAKKCYWRAYAVGDVEKMALVKLAKLHEQLTESEQAAQCYIKYIQDIYSCGEIVEHLEESTAFRYLAQYYFKCKLWDEASTCAQKCCAFNDTREEGKALLRQILQLRNQGETPSTEMPAPFFLPASLSANNTPTRRVSPLNLSSVTP